In Deltaproteobacteria bacterium, a single genomic region encodes these proteins:
- a CDS encoding DUF362 domain-containing protein, which translates to MSQGPGTLSRRKLLGATLAAGVGAAVGGSLLKRSLGASRSRVFVGKAKDYSVDLADLLRRGLAEAGVGREQIGGRRVLLKPNLVDTNQGQLHVNTHPEVIRAAAEVFLKLGAASVLVAEGPANRRDTHEILEATGVGEVLREDRIPFRDLNYEPGPRMPNAGGLTRLSSLVLPAVVSEVDYIVSVAKMKCHHWAGVTLSMKNLFGMMPGCIYGWPKNILHHVGLHDATVDIATTIGPDLAIVDGIVGMEGDGPLAGDPKPAGLLVVGSDLRAVDATCARIMGVDPLRVPYLADSVKLGVIAEADIREVGEAWRSVRDDFALIPFPEHQALRLVRLGSDPDN; encoded by the coding sequence ATGAGCCAGGGGCCGGGCACCTTGAGCCGCCGCAAGCTGCTGGGCGCGACCCTCGCCGCGGGCGTGGGCGCCGCGGTGGGCGGCAGCCTGCTGAAGCGCTCGCTCGGCGCGAGCCGCTCGAGGGTCTTCGTCGGCAAGGCGAAGGACTACTCGGTGGACCTGGCCGACCTCCTGCGCCGGGGCCTCGCCGAGGCCGGCGTGGGCCGCGAGCAGATCGGCGGACGCCGGGTCCTGCTCAAGCCCAACCTGGTGGACACCAACCAGGGGCAGCTCCACGTGAACACCCACCCCGAGGTGATCCGCGCCGCCGCCGAGGTCTTCCTCAAGCTCGGCGCCGCCAGCGTGCTGGTGGCGGAGGGGCCGGCCAACCGCCGGGACACCCACGAGATCCTCGAGGCCACCGGGGTCGGCGAGGTCCTGCGCGAGGATCGGATCCCCTTCCGGGACCTCAACTACGAGCCCGGCCCCCGGATGCCCAACGCCGGGGGCCTGACCCGCCTCTCCTCCCTGGTCCTCCCCGCGGTGGTCAGCGAGGTCGACTACATCGTCTCGGTGGCCAAGATGAAGTGCCACCACTGGGCCGGGGTCACCCTCTCGATGAAGAACCTCTTCGGCATGATGCCGGGCTGCATCTACGGCTGGCCGAAGAACATCCTCCACCACGTCGGGCTCCACGACGCGACCGTGGACATCGCGACCACCATCGGCCCCGACCTCGCCATCGTCGACGGGATCGTGGGGATGGAGGGAGACGGCCCCCTGGCCGGTGATCCCAAGCCCGCCGGCCTGCTGGTCGTCGGCTCGGACCTGCGCGCGGTCGACGCGACCTGCGCCCGGATCATGGGCGTCGATCCGCTGCGCGTCCCCTACCTGGCGGACTCGGTGAAGCTCGGGGTGATCGCCGAGGCGGACATCCGGGAGGTGGGCGAGGCCTGGCGGAGCGTGAGGGACGACTTCGCCCTCATCCCCTTCCCCGAGCACCAGGCCCTGCGGCTGGTGCGGCTGGGGTCAGACCCTGACAATTGA